Sequence from the Diorhabda carinulata isolate Delta chromosome 5, icDioCari1.1, whole genome shotgun sequence genome:
ataaaaaacaaacatcaaattaatataattatgtatcatttcaataaatacaaataatgtttaaaattcTCGTGGTATAATATAGCACAGTTTTTTATCATATACATTCCAACGAGAACTTGAACTCTCTAGAAACTCAGAAACCAAGTATTTCTTCCAAATATGATAAAATGAGTCAAATTTCGTTAAGAGAAATACAAAATTCGTACctaatgataaattatttgacGTAATTTATTCCTttgcaaattttttctttaatttatgaaataaatatatacatgaTCAAATGTTTTGGATTCAATTCACAAATTTTTCTGTTGGATatcaaaaataacacaaaaaaaattgaaaaatcacaaGTTTAACAAATTAAATGTTTGAAATGATATTCTCTGACCTTCTGAAAATTATGTAACCTAATTTCAGATGCTCCTCCTACATAagacaggcagacgtggctcataaCCGTCGAGCTCgccatggaactggtctaggctaactagatatcattACATCTTCGTAAGAGAGAGTCAAATAAACGAAAAAAGGGGACCAAAGACAAATCACTCACACAATGGAGTCGAAATACAGTGGAACAATGAAGTTCTATTAACATATAGACTGGTAGATTTAAGAAAGTTGGTTGAAGTGTTAACATcttcatttatatattacacaatgatgaaaaatttttccaatactACATAggaatagaacaaaaaatatcgaGAATGCAAAATTTTAgaagtaatttcatttttttaaagctttaTATGTTAATAAAAGATCTGTATTGATCAATATTGGACCGAGTCTAGAAACTAATAATCTAGTTAACTACAAATAGGTATACTCACCCTATAGATCTCTGGCTAGTGATACTGGTAACAACAACTTTGTAATCTGTAGCTTTTCTGTAAAACGTGATTGTTTGATCTGAATTTCctatattaaaaagtaatatatAATCAGCTTCGTCACGCTGCCTTACAACTTGTAGCACTTGTTCATTAACTTTTATTATCGATAAATTGTCAACAATGGaacgttttttaaaattttccttcAGAGTAATGAGATCTTTGTAAACGCTATAGTGACTTTTAACATCAATTTGAGCAGCTAAATTTAACCAATTTTTGCTTGAGCCTACTGGTAACCAAGGTTCTGATGTAGAAAAACCAGCATATTTAGAACTATCCCATTGGAAAGGTGTTCTTTCAAAATCTCTACTGGTTTGGTCAAAAGTCGAGCAATTTTTAATAGCTGCTGGGTCTTTTCCTTGTTCACAGGTTACTTCACCGTCCGGCATTCCAATTTCTTCTCCATTATACGTTACCATAACACCCGGAAGGAGAGCTGTTAACATATTGAAACCATCCACATTATCTTGTCCGACCCTAGAAGCTACGCGGTGATTATCGTGATTGcctaactgaaaaaaaaactcctTTAGTATGTACAATGAATATTCTAGATGTTTGGATATTATCCATCTATAGTGAAACTGTGCGAAAGCACAATTGGTCAGAAGCTAggatcaaataataatttaaagtgaaaataaaatattttgtgaattattttcacTGGCCAAAATTATTATCATGGTATCTCATAATAATTGGGACTTTAACCAAGAATAGACCAACTATAGCTCTATAAAATACTTCTGTGAAATAAGATACGAAGCGTTAGGAATATTTTTCTctgtttctcaaaataataaattttgaaaaggaATATCATAGACAACATAGATCTATAAACATTGAAGGCCAATTTCTATGTTCTTTTTAACGGTTTACGGTCGGTCctttggtttttttaaaaaagagcTCGAATGATATGTTTTCCTATTCATTCTGCTTACATCTCCTTCATTATGTCTTTATATGATTGTCTCTGGAAATGCATAAGTTTTCTCTACTTCTGTATGATTAATTCTTCTCTGTGACCCTTATTCTAGTTTCTTTCATCTGTATTCCTACTCTTTTCTGCGAGTATCCAGAATTCACGAACGTAATAGTTCAATCATCGTTTTGTAAATTCATATCTTTGCTTGAGTGAGGCTTAAGTTAAATTGCTGCGAGCTCCTACTGTTCAACTTCTTTTAGAAAGCCATCTATTTATTTCGTCatccttattgttaattttttcgtaatatcttGAGATAAAGCGTTCGAATTTTGATAAAGTGATTCGAATGATATATCTACCTCTAATTGGACATAcaaaattaccaaattattcATTACCATTATAGCGGTACAGTGACGTCAGTACATAGTAAGCTGGTAAAAAGTTAACTGCATTCTTGAGTATTTATATGTTACGAAAATTCTTTCGAATTTAGGTGGTGCATAATGCCTCAATCTATTAATACACTTAAATATCTATTCATTCACGTATCTACAAATTTCTTGAGCTGaagtgttttgaaaaaaaatagacattatAATATGTTTCggatatattgttttatttgcagTGACTCGATTATAATTTGAAGTAATACCAAACGTATATTTCAGTCAATCAACTTTCTGTGAGCATATGTAGTCACCCTAAATTCCATGAACATCGGTCGTATGTGCACTTGCAGTCGAATGGAGGAAGATGAAGCATCGGTGGAGAAAATTGTGTATATAACAAAGAGCGAAATTTCATATAACTAAGGAATTTAATTCAAAGATCcaattttgtacatatttctATATCATTGGAATTATACCAATTACTCTTCTAGTTATAAACAAAGAACCGTTTTTTGCAATATGTCATTGAAAACTATGATCCCTAGTCTCACTGTCACAGATATTAAAAtcgttaatattaatattgaaagctTCAATTTAGTATTGTTTCTGCATTTctcttttaattaatatttacttGTAATCATTAATTCCTGTCTCCATTGTAACTGTTCAAACGTCAAAGGTTTGGAATGATTGTGGCTTGTttccatgaaaatattttattataaacaaaaataacttaCCACCCAGTTGCTCGTAGCACCTTTTGGAAGGTACACTTGCCATTTGTTGATAGCGTTTGCTATGTCATCAACggtaaaatttgaatttggtaAATTAGTCAAGAGGTTGAAATTGAAAGTGAAATGGGCCCCCAGATCTGTACTGGAACCATAATATAGAACTGTGTTTTCCGGAGTCGTGTAAGCTTCAGTCATTATAACTCTATAAACATAATAGAAATTCCAATAAAAGCCATGTTGAATATGGAGCTATATTACATTGGATCCGCCAAATTATTTCTCTTAGCATAGTCGTCCACTAAGGCTCTGAAAGAATATATGATGTTGTAGGTTTCATCAAGGTCTTTAAGAATATTTTCCCTATTCAAACAAATAGGATCTATATCACATGCTGTATAACCACGAGCTAAAGGTGCGTCTGAGAACGTAGCATCTTCTACTAAAAAAGGAACGGCATCCATCCGAAAACCAGATACTCCCATATCTAACCAGAAAAGGATAACTTTCTGAAAATAAGAATACGTATATATCTATACTCTACTTCTTCGCAGaaatataatgatttatatGTGGAGATAGTAAGAAACTGATTAGTATTTTCCCAATATAAAACCGTGATTGCtcaattttgtatcaaaaatttacCTCGAAATGAAAAACTACATACGATTCAATAAAAGTTCAGAGTACGCAacgaaaacaaaacaataaatattttaaagataatCCCAACGCTCCTCAAATGTTAGCAAAAGAACCACTTAACCTCTCCAAATTATTCATatggatgttttttttttatttttgactgaAAAAGCTACTTCTCTCTAATCCAAgttctaacaaattttttcaggGAAATCATCATTTCTCTTTAGAGAAACTAATATAATGCCGGTCATCGAATAGCGAAAATGTTCTCACTTTGTAAAACCAAAATCGGATTACGACGTCGTTAATGAACCCATCATTAAGAATTGTACAGAGTTGTACTCAATATAACAAGCAAAGATAAGtacagtaaaattaaatacaaagataaataatttgttgCTTCACAATTTTATTTGCAGCTTAAAATCTGAAGTGAAATTTACATAGTAATTTTTCATGGAAGTTACTAATGGagctaaaaaatcttttttgtttttgttgccATAATATAGATACCTTTAATACAGtgaatattttgtaatagttaAATCATACTGGAGAATAACTTTTTAGCTTCATAACTATgaatttttcatggaaatttctaaaattgtGACTAACCAAGTTTTTCTCCTGTAGTCTTCATTTATAAtacatatacgagggttgctacttaagttttgggataacaaataaaaaccaatatttatatttggatatggctttatagATTTCCAAGATCTTCTCCATTacgatcaatacacttttgtatgcgtttgaaccaattgtcaaaACATTTTGTCATTTCGATTGAGGTTCCTCCAAAACATTTATAAACGCTTCAACCGTTGACAACGCAATTTATTGTTGATACgcaggaataagaagaaatcattgggagCGAAACAAACAAGGACTATACGAcagatgacccatcaattcgatgttttggctgttccaaaatgtttttgtttgaactgatgtgtgagatttgatcgttctacgttgctctaatagaatgttggtgacatgtccagttattccgaaaaacaGGCGACCTATTgtttcgaagtgcttcgtgcgcaaACCACTTATGTTGGATTTAGCTGATCTTGAAAGACCCATGCAGCCGATTGTTATTTAGTTTCGGGTTCGTATGCATAGATCCAGGATTCATCGCTTGTCTCGATACTATAATAGTTTTTTGAAGCACCGCTATGGAATTTATAGATGTTATTTAACTCGTTTTGATCGAAATGAATGTTCCAAGTATCAGTAAGCAATTCAAATatcactcgtatgacaacacctTCTACGTACGTCAACAacaacattaaaaatgtcaaacttcatgatggcaatgtcaaGTCTCAAAACTTGTAATTGATTCATATTTAAGTGTTCGATACATCGATGTAACCcgcttttgcttttattattttgctttacaattttatttggtGTCaatcgtttttcaggatattccaagtAAAGTGGAAATAGAGCAATGCTTTCTAAATGCCGagtccaatttgtcccacaacaactcTATCGTGTAGTGGTCGGGCGACTGTGATGGCCAATTATGAATTTCAGTACATTTTctcttttcaattctttcaaatacctACTTTTCGCATAGCTTCGAGGATTGGGATCGTTGTCAGGCTTCTAATTTTTCTTCCGATCAGGCGCTGGCCAAAACGTACTATTCCCTTCGTTAGTTTTCATAGCCTTGTCTTTTAGAAATCCTTTTAATGTTTACCAGGTTTTCATTCGCCCTTCCTCCAAACTATCACCGAGCTTCCGTCGTATTATCAtcagcggttgtggtttttcgaggctATGCTGAATGTTTTATATCGCTAAAGCTCCTGGTAACcgcatattttttcacattctaGTCCACGGTGGAGACGAGAGAAATTTGTATTAAAgtgtattaatttgaattttaataaatggaTTATAGGGTGGGCAACAAATTTTTACCGGTAGTGTCGATGTTTAAACTATCTTAAAATATCTTGAAGCTTGGCGGTACAAGTCGGTTGACCAGGTACAGTTAATATGGCAGGCAGTTTTGCGATAGGATAAACAATAACGAAATTGAGGGTCGTCGAGTTTCTAGGCATTTTTTTACAATCAACAGTAATAGACGAACTCGCAAGAATTGATAATATCTAATACATTCGGCTctcttaaaatgaaaaaaaattaattttgaacatGGTTTGtcacaaaacaaaatattatgagCGATACTGAGGAGAAATTACGatcaacataaatttaattaatagtCATTGTTCGGTTATCTAAATAACCCATTTGACTTGATAAGCATCAAACTTATCACATATATTTGTCTCAAAAATGATAACTAATCTTCCACAATaacatttcatattaatttagtCATATGTTGTCACAAAATTGCACAAAAttcgttcttgaaaaatatgagAGAACTGATAAAAACTCGATAAACTTGATTTGTAGTTTATGgaaataattacataattaaaatctgtttttatcaatttctttttctgACATACAATAGCTAGAAGTACAGTGAGCAGATTTCCAAATTTAATGAAACAGTAAGCGTGAGGGATCCTACAAAATTTGGATTACCAGGGATAAGCGATGATGCaaagttaaatattttgatgttattagaAGACAATCATACACGCAACTATAACAGAAGTTGTCTCACAACAAAATATTAGTCAGTCGTTTGTAgtcaagtttttaaaaaaataaagagagtTCACGAGCTGTAAGGAGATGATCCGGACAatcatttgacattttttgaaatcttcatGAGGCATTGTTATGAAAATCCATATTTTCCTAATAGTGTAGTAAATCGATACGAATTTCGCTACTGGGGCCAGGAAAACGCCCCCTGGATTCAGCCAAAACACACCCGGCGCctccaaaaaattattgatcGGTACGAAATGCCACAAGAAGATTTATTAGACCTAACTCCTCTCGGGGGAATTCAACAATTGTGCAATATTCGCAGCATCTCCGTATGACAGTACTTCCGGACCTAATTGAAGCATTTCCGAATCtaaataattaagaaaacaTGGATGCCAGAATTTGGTTTTAATGAAGGTGAATGGGAAGACGTGGATCAAGAAGTGGTCAACGAGGTTTCCTTATCTCATTCCCCTCGATATTTTTTCCGTAAGATTTCCGTAATCGACCAGATAATTTGACATTAGacttttataactttgtaaATCAGGTTCACTATCGCCTTGGCCTGGTCAGATAGTGAACTAGGCACGTCATAACTTTGACAAATttcacgttttatttttttaagttatgtCAAATGACACTGAATAGAATAAACTGCTTCcacattttttcacaaatgaACATCATATTACTCATCATATTACTATTACATATGAGTGCTACTAAATGTAGTATTGCATGTCTCTGGTTGACCATCAATAACACCACTCATTTAGATTGCAGTGTTCAGGCTATAATGTATAATAAAgcacattttttatatcatttttaaaaaatacttctaGAAAATTGAGAAGAtcgtataaaataatataaatgataatttcacCTTCATTTCTTCCAGTACCATGGGATTTCTATAGTTAAGATCAGGCTGCTGTTCAGAAAAGTCGTGGAAGTAATATTGTTGTCTACCTTCGTGCCATTTCCAAGCAGAACCTTTGAATTCAGATAACTAAAATAGGAATAAACTAATTAATATGTTGAATGagtaaaagtaataataataacgcATTAGTGTAATGCAATTGcttttaagaaatttgatatttaatgaataataaaaaaggttttatttaaTGTACCATAACCGATAAAAACATACCCAATTATTTGGAGGAGAATGAGGATCACCATCTTTGCCATCTCTCCatatataaaaatcttcatatcCCTTAGTTCTATTAGCAGACAAAAGGAACCAATCGTGTTGATCACTGGTATGATTAGGAACAAAATCCAAGATAATTTTAATTCCAAGCTCCTTAGCAGCTTCCAATAAACTCTTGAAATCTTCCATAGTTCCGTAATCTTTGTCGATTTCGTAATAATTTCTTATGTCATATCCTTGATCCACTTGAGGAGAATCGAAAATTGGAGAAAGCCATGTTGCTGATACccccaaattttttaaataatctagTTTACTGGTGATACCTAAATTAGtggaaatataattataaaataatactaATCAAAGTTTGAGATTTTAATaatatcttcattattattttaccAGATATCTTTGTCACTTCGTAGTAACTAAAACCTCTATATATACGTTTggaaacatacaaaatatacGAACAATATGTATAAGTCGAAAAGGACACATCAGTTTTTTAATGCAAATATATTCTTAATGgtcaaaaacaataatttaaaaagtacacaatatATACAGTAAATGTTTCACCTTTGGagtttgtttagtatttgtttggcagccaatagtgaatgttttcagtgaatttgtaaacatggaacaAATTGGTCATCCTTAtgtaatacaatacttttaCCGGCTCCAATGAAAGCAAAGACCGCTCCATTTGCAGACAAGATCATGGTGTCGGTTTtctgggatgcgcgtgggataatttttattgactatggtgaaacggcgagtattatgcaaactCTTCAAgtcataatcaaaatatgatattgacactgacaatttgcttttttatattgatctatagatcatcTTTATcatgaataatcaaattaagaataaaatcaacttagaactttattctaatatgaaaaattgtcagtgacaatatcatattttgatagaaaagtCGAATTCAGATGCACTtagttttttatagtttttaaaagtctttatcaaaatatcaaaataaagtacTTATATCGATAGTttaaaaagtcgaaacgtcaaaatttatgtttcttttacaaactatcaaaaaaaactaattttgcaACAGAAGAGACTCACAATCAAGAGCATTcagatgtattaatatatcaaaagatctatgtaataagaaattaaagaaatttatatacatatatatatatgtaatgaTTCTACACTTCTACACACccggtataaaatatattttcgaaagcACTTGACATTTTTGCGATTGTATAATTAGCATAATAGTATGGGAACcttggaataattttcataaagtGGAAAGATTATTTtgctattttataaaaatattatgttctATGAAGTGGTAATGATTATTGCACTCATGAAAATGATTAAACACATTATATAATGGACATCATTACACGTAACAACCACGGTGAGGTATagttaaatatttacaaatgaaCAAATGAGAATCTATATCCGATTTTATACACTCCATACTATCCTTAATATACCACGTCCGATAAATAGATCCACCTAATCAAGAATTACCTATGCATTACATAGGCTTTCTAAGGGGACACTTAAATGAACATCTCaagagaataaaattgaaaacactgACAACTGCAAGTTTTGTGAAGAAGAGGATGGAAGACCTTAGCACTTAATCTCAGCAGCAGGCGCCCGGATCTTTGGTTTGACTAAGATCGAAGGTGGAGAACTAACCTTCCTGAAACCGACCCAAATAATAGTATTAATAAATGATTTGGAACTATACTAAGAGAGAGCTGTAACATGTATGTCCTGTCTAGCTCAAGCAAAAGGTTGACTAATAGATCTTTCAGGATACAGTACCCCGCCAAACCCTTTATATCTCAGTCTGTTTATCTATCTAGGTCAAATAATTAGTGTTAATAAAAACGCCTTCAGCTTCTTATCGAAGCAAAAGTGAGAAATAAAGTTTCAAGAACTGGAAATACCTTTGCAAAAATTAACGTaggtaatttataaatttaccaaatatatttatttataataaacg
This genomic interval carries:
- the LOC130893949 gene encoding maltase A1-like yields the protein MISKTVAIAIVFFSTSYSQFCNNLNDNGDLDWWQTAVFYQIYPRSFMDSDGDGIGDLKGITSKLDYLKNLGVSATWLSPIFDSPQVDQGYDIRNYYEIDKDYGTMEDFKSLLEAAKELGIKIILDFVPNHTSDQHDWFLLSANRTKGYEDFYIWRDGKDGDPHSPPNNWLSEFKGSAWKWHEGRQQYYFHDFSEQQPDLNYRNPMVLEEMKKVILFWLDMGVSGFRMDAVPFLVEDATFSDAPLARGYTACDIDPICLNRENILKDLDETYNIIYSFRALVDDYAKRNNLADPIVIMTEAYTTPENTVLYYGSSTDLGAHFTFNFNLLTNLPNSNFTVDDIANAINKWQVYLPKGATSNWVLGNHDNHRVASRVGQDNVDGFNMLTALLPGVMVTYNGEEIGMPDGEVTCEQGKDPAAIKNCSTFDQTSRDFERTPFQWDSSKYAGFSTSEPWLPVGSSKNWLNLAAQIDVKSHYSVYKDLITLKENFKKRSIVDNLSIIKVNEQVLQVVRQRDEADYILLFNIGNSDQTITFYRKATDYKVVVTSITSQRSIGEKIDNLITLKGHESLILRSAELC